The genomic DNA gatatgtgttttctttcgccttgccactatttgcttcacaaacaaaacagctcttttttaaatcatttattaaaagaggctttggccctcagagacctcatccgcctctttaaacactccgatagtatccgatgccggctccgaaacacatccggaagcttcctacgccggctccgaaagagtgccaaaggctttcattgcactacgtttttcccgcaaatttttaacacaattgattaatgcgacggtccTTCCGATAtaggagcgatctcgacgtgacgcggatgttttggctggcaaatttgctttgcctaaacacaattctaatccataacagcaactgcggccaatggtttgtttccgtgccggcaccgtacctgtcaagtctacaccgacgcgacaatacataccaataccgcgcgtttacacggtcgagcagtggcatacacacgtatacacatcgacacaggctgtggaaaaattgacagagcagcacagacgatcattgccgtactggcaaagagggatagcaatatggaatgttgcacacgagcacaaaattgggtacaaagctgaggaccttgtgcggaaactgctcgacaggaccagtgggaACTGTCAACCGACTGACACACTGACGGCGCGCACCCATCCCTACCATTGTTTTTGACTTTTCTTTTCCGAAAAATATCCCATTCTGAAATGCTATCCAATGAAGTGCGATcaaaagcataaatttatgcGAATTTCTTTCATCTTTTTACTAGTTTTGCTATTTGCGTGCGGCTCTTCAGCAGACCACAGCATCGAGGAGGAAACCGTGATAGAAGGTAAGTGCGGTCCATTGCAAAGCAGATTGTGTTCTTCTGTGCCCGACGAGGAAAGCAGTGCGTTGAGGTACAATGCTACCCTGTGGCGGCCACCAGAAGAGGCGTGTTTTTTTCAACCGGCAACTTAAAACTTTACATCCACGTTCCCCTCTTTGTAGATTTTTTGATATGCCGCACCTGTGGAAATGATGTCAGCGTAGCGAACCTAGCCTTTGACAAATATAGCCCGCTGGCACTAAGCGCGACGAACCACACATTTACCGAGACCCGGTCCGTGCTGGTGCAGGAAGTGCGGAATCCACTCGGCATACGGTTTCACATCTTTCTCGTCAAGCAAGCGTCCTGCGCAAAGATCCATCCGGTAATTATCTGGTGGCTTTAGTGGCGTGCACGGCACGGCACCGTCGTCACACCCGCTGCTGCATTATCGATTATCCATTTGCTAACTGTTTTCCCCGCGTTGCAGTGGACACACAAATCGACCTGGTTCCCTGGGTACGCTTGGAAGGTTTGTGTATGCCCCAAGTGCCACACTCTGCTTGGGTGGATGTTCGAACCTGTCGAGACTGCGACCGCAGAGCAAAGTTTCCCATCGAACGCCGGTTTCTACGCTCTCATCTTTCAAAACATTATCACCGAAGGATGTACGTACCGCACAATGGGTGATTCCTTATCGCTAACCACATGGCATTAAACACCACCCACATGCCTTTGTCTCCTTTCAGACGTAAACTCATTGCTTATGATAGAGAAGGTGCTGCGGGACAACcactgacacacacgcacggttGCTTTCGAAAAATCCGCGGGATACACGATGGTTGACCCGAAGCGGCACATCAACATCCTTTCTCCGGAAGAGCAAGCGTTTATGGAGGAGTGCGAAAATGAGTTTACGCACCGCTTTACGGATCTGGACGAAGAGTTTATGGCTCACTGTCAGCGCGAATCGAAACCGCCGCCCGTAGTGCACCCGTGGAACAGCCGGCGTGGTGGTGGCCATCATGGGGGAGGAGGCGGAGGTGCAAGAGGAGGCGGTAATGTTGAATGGCGAGGGGAAAGGCGGTTTAACGATTGGGATGGAAGAGGCGGAGGGCGGGGAGGACCTTTTAATAACCGTGATGGACGCAATCGGCAGAATGACAGAAACTACCGTCACCATGATTATCGAtcgggtggcggtggtggtggtggtggtcgcgaTGATGGCTACCGAAACCATCGGAACCACAGTGCGTCGCGCCAGGATTATAGAAAACCGTACGCCCGGCCCGGCGATCGGGCGTACAATCAGGAGGCGAAACGTTGACGAGAGCCCGATGAGGAAATCTTTGATTGGAAGAAGATTCCCTGCAGCAAATTCGAACGGTTCTCAAGCCATCTCAGCAATTCGgcatcttttttccccccttcacACTTGTAACAAACACTTGTCGAGTGTTAAAACGATAAGCAGATTCTTTACGAATTGTAAATAAATATCTGTAAATAAAGACTGAATCGAACAAATGCTCGGTTGTGTGCGATAATGGTTGAGTATTGTGCGGCTGTTCAGCACACGGATTGCAACAGGACCTTATTCATCTTACCCACCGTTAAACATCGCGTTTAAATCGTTTAGCGGTGGATTTTAATCTGAAAACATTCTCGGGTGTTTAAACTAGCTGTCACATAAGGTCGAAAAGTtaggccgtgtgtgtgtttattgcaCGCATGGAGAGAATCGGATTCCTATACATTTGATAGTGTAAAATGTGATCCTTTCTGGCCCACATGTCCCGTAAGGATCATTCCCTTTTCGCACCGGTTCGAACTACATCACAATTTTTCCTGTCTACGCccagcacactgtgaagctgtgaacccacacacacgcgcacgcaacaccgtatgtttttatttcggcGAGAGTCGTCGAGGAAGCGGCCtcgcgctctcgctctctcacacgAGCTCGTGAACGATCGCGGAgagagtgcgtgcgtgcaacAGGAACCGCAATCGGATAACGCGACCGTAGTATCTGGCTGGCTGCCTGGTGTGCCCATCCGCGCTAGTTCTGGTTCCCACCCAAAGGCAAGCGTACGCGGCCAAGGAGCTGTAAGCGCCCAGGGGCGTGTGTGAGTGATCGATCGGTACTGTGCAGTGTACACATCTGGTCTGGTGCGGTCCCATACACAACAGTAGGAGGGACGTTCGTTGATGGTAGCGGCCGTCCATCGATGTCGTGTGAGAAGCAGGAGCTCGGAAAACTCATGCATATATGCAACGCGCTGCAGCTTGGTAGCAGCTATTTGCATAGATTTATGTGCGCGGTGCCAAATCGTCGCAGTGTGTATGAATTGATCGTGTGCGTGCGCGTTGACTAttggcacacgcacacaccagcTCCTAGCACTAGTAGTGAACGGATGCGCCCGTGTAACCGTGTGTTGAGCGGTATGCGCATGCTCTGACACGATCGAATCTGTCAGTGTTAAGTCACGGGGAATGAAGAAAACGAATGCCCACTGGAGATCGCAGTAATCATTGCCGTCTTCGCGAGCACATTTGTTGCAGCCCGCCAAACAGGGCACACAACATGGCGAGCCACCAGAAAAGTTTACTAAATCCTGTGCCGTTGCGCTGTGCATAGTGTTAAAAAGGATCGACAAAAACGATTTCATGGCACGGTACGGATGACCGACCCGAGAGTGGTGAAAATTGGTGAAAATCgtttacacaaacacatagTCACACGGTAGGATCGGATGGTGTTGTACGGCAAGGAAAAACAGTGGTGTACAGGGAAAAGTATGGTCCGCCATCGACAGTGACCTACCGAATGGTGTTGTGCTGCTTCATTGTTTAGTCAGAATCGTTCGAACGAACGTGGTGTTTTTTCTGGTAtggcagtagtagtggtgtgGTTAAGTGAAACGACGTAGCTATTTAATTCATTGCTTAAATTTCGGACCAAATCCATAAATTAGTGCGTTTGCCGGAGCGGGAAGTCAATACACCGAGGGGGTTGGCCTTCCCGGATggatgttggtggtgatgctCATGGCACATAACTCTCTAGCCACATGTTTAACGAGCAATCAGCATTGTACACCGCCGTCTCAGTGACCGTGGCAAAtggtgtggtgatgatgaatgGGGCAACGATTCGCGCCGGTTGATGATCCGTACATTGAAGTGTCCCTCCTTGTTGGAATACGGCAAACCTGAACTTGTCACGTGCCAATGTAAACTCCGTCTAAAGTACGAGTGTCCTAGGAATCTCAAAATCCAGGGAGCCACAACGTGTTTGCTCCTGTCGTAAGAAGAATAACGAGGAACGCAAAGaaaagcagagagagagagagacggggAGGCGCCAACATTTCGGGGCCTCCTAGCTCTCTTCCTCGCACCGTACCGGCACCACAGTGATGACCGATTTCGCGGCAAACGCATGTTTCGATGCATTATCGGTGCTGAACAATAATGTACAACTCGTTGAGAATGGTAAGTACTACTTCCGGTACACGTGAAAACATTGCTCTGCAGTCGAAAAAGGTGGCCGCGAGGTGGTGTTGATTTTGTACATTATCATCGTTccgttgtttgctttcttggGGATCGTCCAGCTCCAAGCACAAACGACCAAACTGACCTTTGATCATTACTCTAGGTGTAAACTATTTGGTATCATTAACCAAtaaatgaaggaaaataaGAGGTAACGTTAATTCCTTACGGGGTAATTCActagcttgtttttttttattattatagaTAATTGGACTTTTTTTAGTAATTTGTTAGATAATAATCACCTCATCCCAATTTGCCTCATAATAATTGTTTATTAGCTGGAGATTAGATGGAGGTTAGAAAATGACCACCAGACTTTGGAAGACTGTAAAAGGTTATGACGCCGATATTCAACGAATCatcttattttgttttgtgtgtgtagaagTACAGTAGATAGGAGTAGCACATAGAATGAGATAGTGGCGCCGGCAGTCCCACGGCAAGATCGAATAAGGAGTTCCTTAAGGACCGTTTCTCCATAAGCAGTTGAAGATCACTTGGTGGCACATTAGTTGAACTTTTATCGCCAACAATTACCGACCGACCAGTGCACTGCCAATAGGCTTTTTATTGCCTACGCTTACCGATCGATTAATATCTTGAAAattaacattttaaaacaaaatgtttgTTCATTAGAATAATTCCTATAATTATGGACACATCATTTTTCTTATGATACGTAACACGTAACAGATACTCCCGTGCGATGGTCTCGAACGATCCAAACCTGGAGCTGCTACTAAGTGGTTGATCGGTACAGGGTTAAATTAGGATTATAAAACGTTTTTATTATGAAATTAATATTGATAATCTGTGTTTATGTGTGATTGTGAAGTGATGGCATGTTAATTTGATTTTGGGTTAAATGTTACgatttttaatgatttaatttttgatCGTTTCAAGTGCAACCGGAAAACAgggaataattttaaattgtaaaatacaCAGTTTTATGTTAAAAGTTATACGGAATTGACAACAAAATCTGTCGCAAATAAGCAACAGAATTAGAGAAATACTCGTGACACGATTCACCAGCGATGGCAAAATACAATCAACACTTCTACAACTAGAGTAAAGACGCTATCAACCCAAAATGCACATCAAATAGTGACTCACTGGGGAAACATAATGACTTGTCGAATCTCGTATGGATTGACCTTGTCCCAATTTAGGCAATTTTACTTTACTCACCTACTAATTCATCCAGAaattatgtatgtatgtgtatgtgtgccatAGCGTCTAAGGCTAGTAATTTAGCAAATTAAAGTCTGTGAGAAATCTGAGTTTTTATGAGCAACGCAGAACCAATCATCTGCGTATCCTTTGCAGACCTCTTGATCGTACCATTCTTACGCCTATCAAAAGGGCGAAGTCCTTAGCACATTGCTTGAAAAGCTAATTTATTTGCATACATTACATTGCGAGCTGGATCATGTGGGCCGTTGGTATATCAAATCTGGTTGGCAGATTTTTTCAGCCTGAAGAGCGAATTTCCCGCCTGTTTTTACCATCTTTTTGCATTGGGACGCTTCACAAGTCCTTCTGTCCTGCGTGCTGATCGGTCAAGCTTTCATATCCGTTTTTATCATTCGCAAACTTCTCGGCCGATACTTCTGGGCCTCCAGACCTTCGATACGGAGCAGTTGGATgagaaaacattaaaattcACTTTCTATGCGCAAACAGTATAGAGACCGAAGTAAGGACGTTAGCTCAGGATCAAATTATTAAGCAGATTTATTTGAGAAAATAGGAAATATAGGACAGATAGGAAGTGACTCAAAATTAGATTGATCAAGACCGGCAATGATTGCTGCTATTATAAGTTTTTTCTTGGGTTTGTTACTTGCTAGTATTATTGTTCAACTTATGAAAAATCACGACGTCTATTATCGATCAATTATTCAAATCCATTTTTGTAGCAGTTTAATCAGTTCTGTACGAAATTTGCCTCTCACACAAAGTCATCATAAAACGCGCAGTGAAAATTACAATCTATTTGCCAGGGCGCCCAGTAACTATTTGCTCTATTTTGTTGTTAATCACACATTACATTGGCCATAGATGACACATtacaatattaaaaaaaaaaacgaaagaaaacacacatctgctacaaattatttttccttccccccacgaatgtgtgtgtgtgtgtgtgtgtgtgtgtgtgtgtttggtccCATTTGTATTCTAATCGTAATGTTACTACGCACAGCAGCGCACACCCTTTAATGCTAATGCTCGATCAAACAACCGAACTGTGATGTGcaatagtgtgtgtgtctatgtgggttttttttaccatACAGTTTTCCCAACCCTCTAGCCAGTGGTATATGtagttgtgtgtatgtgcgcgtgttttttaattttattttgcagCTCAATTTTCAATACGAGCTGCGCAGCTAAAGAAAATCTCACCAATATTGTGAAAGAATATTTaatgttttccttcttgtGGCTAACCCTTCGCGGCTAGCGGGCGAAGAGGAAAATTCTTTTAGCTGAAATTGTAATGCTTGATTTTtatgtataattttttttcaaagaaaatcatttaatgattaaattttaaataatattctcAGCTGCTCAACGCTTTTCAAAGctactttaaaattttctaaataTTCCTTCTAAAACATGTGACCTgaaattacatttttattcAAGATAAACTTCATTGCTTTCATTCAatgctcaaaaaaaaaaattgggttGATTCACATTTAAGCACGGTCGACTTAAACCACCCCATAATCGAAGGGTTAATGGTTTCGGGGTGGTGCGTGTTTGCGTGTGCCCCAGGAATGTAATTAATCGggcacacacacggacagccGCACAGAATCGAGGGGGTTGAGTGAGTGCATGAGTCAAATAGACAATGTTTCATTTCCCCCCCATCAACCTCCTTTTGGCCCTTCAGACTTTCCCGAGACTTTCCCCCTTCCTGTCGTGCTAGTTCGTGCTCTAGTACCAGCAACTGTGAATGAGCATACGGCGCGATGAGGATtctatgcgtgtgtgtgtgtgtggtcgtgAAGTAGGTTGTACTATCGTGATCGCAAATATTCTGTCACAATCACGTTTTCACGCACATACGTTCTCGCAACCGCGATGAGAGATTGAAGAACGAGCGCGAGAGAGCGCGCGAGCACGGGAGATCACTCGCAGCATCCCAGACCACCGTTGATGAAGGTGTGCGAGGGATCCTCGCTGCCGATCGCTCCCCTATGTTCGGCGGACCTCGGCGGCGCCAGACTAGCTAGTACAGCGCTTAGTGTAGTCGTAGTcggcctaggtggtggctgctACTGCTCGTGCATCAACTGCTTATCCTTTCAAGGCCCCTGGAATCGGTCCGCGGAGAGTCAGCTCTCTTGGGTGATTCCTGCTGGTGCCCTAGTGTGGAGGCGTTCGGTGTGGCCAGACATTCACATCCACACGTTTTCTTATTCATTCCGTATTTCGCTGTTTCTCTTTCCATCGGACTTCCTGcgcgaacaacaacaaaaaaaacctgtgcACCTGTTCCAAACGTGCATCCTGTGGAACCGTTGTGACTCTTGCGGAAATACTCATGTGCGGTGGGTGCGTTCTGACGGTGAAAATCAATGCAACCGACCACTACCCACGATACTTGGGGCCCATTCATCTTGGCTGCGTTTTGTCCGGCTCGATCCTGTCCCTGgttccactgctgctgctactgctgctgaacGTACGGTGTCCATCAACGCCCACATCTGGCCACATCCCACGTTGCATCGGTACGGCGGTACGATGATTCTAGTGTGCAGCATCTGCGGGGCTTCGCATTACACCCAAAACTGCCCAGAGTATGCCAAGGGAGATCATGTAAGTACCACTATACCGGAACCATGCCGCCCAGCATGGGGGTGCAATCGATCATGAAGTGGAATCTAAAGAACAAACCTCTCAGTAATGTTTTCATGTTATTGCAACATTGTGTAGCAGTCATCGGGACAAAAACAACGACTTCTGCTCCTTTGACAGATCACACATATGCCGTTAAAGCAGGCATCCAGAAAACAATCGCTCGCCACGCGGTAGAAAGCCAGGACATGCACTGAATTCCTTTTATGGAAGAAATTGGCAATCGCGATCTCGCCATCCAACATCTTGTCGTTCCCGTCGTTGCGTATATGTGTTTCCGACAGTCgctccgctgctgctggtgtgtttTGTAAGCTCATGTGAGctcgcgtgcgtgcgtgtgtgcacaCTTCCGCCCGAATCCGACTCGCCCGAGAAGCCGACCTCCGACATCCACCTAACGAAACTCCAGACCCCGGTCACTTGGTCCCGGGACGGCTGGAGTTGACAAAATGTCCACTTTCTCCGATTAAATTATATAATTTACGCATTTTATAATGTCCATgacaacacacacatgtgcGCAATCCGGTCCTGTTTTCGGTACCTGTCTGCGCAGCAGCAGTCCGCTCTCTCTCGCAACTACCGTCCGCCAAACCTGTGGCAGATATATGGTCGGTCGAGGGGTGCTGGTGGTTAGGAGGGGTCCCGTCGGCTAGATGGATGGCTGACGATGGAAAGGTAGCGAGGGTACCACTCTGGCTAGAAGAGTAGAACGTGGTCAGGAACGTGCACCGCCAGTGATCtcgtggtagtggtggtggtgcgtgaTCACTGATCAGTGGAGAAAAAAACGTCAATATTTTTATCCTCAACAGCAGCCGCCACACGACTACAGTGATAAAGCGGGAACACACGGAAAACTGTgcgtgctcgtgtgtgtgtgtgtgtgggctcgGAAAAACATTGCGCAGTATTGGTGGAAAAACCGTTCGATGAAGATCGCGAGATTTGGTGAGAGCAGGGCAGAGAGAGTAGGATCGCACCGTAGAGAGCAACCGGGAGCATAATAGAGAGCGGAGGGAAAACTTTATGGAAAACATACATTGcctgttccttttttcttttttgctgtgccGAGTGACGACGACCACTTTGCAAATGGACGGATCGGATCTCGAAAGCCCATGCTCAATCTCAGTGGAAAAACGTGATCGTGTGgagtgctgtgtgtgtgtttttggtgttttggCATTCCTACTCCTGCATCTAAGGGGGGGAGGATTTTCCTTCGAGTGAGAGTCGTGTATTCGTCAGTGTTGGTTAGAGTTTTCttcgttttcacttttttttaatggtgAATTTGTGTCATCTGACGCGCGGATCCAGGGCTTGGGGGAGGACTGCACCAATACAGCTACCAGGTTGTGAATTCCATTCCGACTGACCATTCCAGTGAAATGCATTCGTGCCGTAGGGGCAGTGTAGTATCAGCAGCGGCATGTGAACTAATCTATGTTGTATGTGTTTCTTCCCTTCTTCAAGAAGCCTACTATCATATTCCCGATTCGTTTTGGTCGCTTCCAGGTTAAGGATAAGCCCGCGCTTAACCTTTCAAGGTCGTCGGTTCCGAACGGCCTGCTGATAATGGACACCCATGCCGGCAGCTGTGTCGTCACGTCGCAAAAGTTTGCCAAGGGAACCCGGTTCGGTCCACTGCTCGCCCAGAAGTCGTACGTCCCGATCAAGAATCTCCCATTTCCGCTCGTACTGTTTGCCGGACCGTACTACCAGCAGGAGCACGAGTACGAGCTGCAGGGTCTGCTGAGCGGTACCCGCAACATCTACCTCGACACGCGGAACGAATCCAAATGCAACTGGATGATCCACGTTAACCTGGCACGGTTTTCCAACGAGCAGAATCTTATTTGTTATCAGGTAAGGCGAGGACCTAAATCTCATGCATGTCTTATTATGGGGCACTCAGCAGGCCCCCGAGGGTTGTTATCACGAAATTTGTAATGCGATTACTACTGGCAGGGGTGTGAAAGCGCACAGTCGCCCACGGGTATGTGTATATTTCCCCCAACGGTTCCCGATTGCTTATCATTAGTGCGCGATCGGGAATGTAGTAAGCGAAACTGGTGGTGGTTTCAAACAATTGTAATTAACGCTTGCTTATCTTTGAAATAGTTGTTTAAAGACAGATTAACTCGCGTGCGGGAAAATGTTCATTAGCGGCAGCACTGCCTCAAGAATCTTGGTCTGCTTTTTCTTGATGGTCTCTGCTTTGTAAGCTAGTTgcagtttatttataattctttACGGTGTGTATGTTTTGTCTTCTAGGAAAATGACGAAATCTATTACACCGCAATAAAGGACATCGAATTGGGAGACATCCTACGGGTGTGGTACTCACGTAACTACGCCGCCAAAATCGGTGCCTCCATGCTGGAACCCAGTCCCTACGATATCTGCACCAATATACTCCGCTCCGTCAGCATGGATTACGGGTTTGACTTGGAAAAGAGCCAGACCAGCAGCTTCCTGATCGACGATGTTTACAACCGTCCGTCCGTTACCGTCGGAAGCTGCGGAAGTACCGGACACATCACATCGGTATCACACAACAGTGCGGGAAGCAGTACCGGCACCATCATGACCGCAAACGGAACGCCCTGCATATCCTCGATGGTGCAGTCGTCTTCATACGACGATCGAACGTTACTGTCCCATCATGGTGTGGGATGTGGCAATGGCAACGGTGCTGGACGAGATTCGATCGATATCGAtagtaacaacaacagcagcagcttctgTATGATGGACACCGATCACAACAGTGGTGCAGCGATCGGGAAGGGCGGAAGCATAGGATCTCCCACGACGATAACGTACGACACGGTTTCGCTGCCACCGATCGATAGTCTGATGAAAACGACGTCGCCCAAATACTCTACCTCCGCGTCGCAGCAGCACATCTTCGATATGGATCTGCTCGAGTCAGGAGTCTCTACGCACGTGCCCGATTTGGTGGATGATTATTTCAACACTTCCTCGCTCATTCATTCTAGTCATCATGAGCCATCTCAGccgcatcatcaccatcatcaccaccacgaccaTGAGTTCCTGGATTACCAGCACGGTTTGgaacagcagcatcagaaCAGTATGCTCCCGccggggcagcagcagcaccatgaGGGAGAAATGATCTCTTCGTCGTTGCACCCGGACACAGCCACTAGCGAAGGGCGGCTGCCACGGCATGTGTACTCTACGGAACAGATATCGCCAGCACAGCATACGCATCATACACACCAActacaccaccatcatcaccagcagcagcagcttgggGGATCACTGTCAACCGTGACTGAGTTTCAGTGTCTTCCGAACGACACGCTAAGTCCGGCGGACTTGATAAACATTTCTCTCGGTGCGAGCGATGTCAACATTTCGTTCGAAACGGGATTCGGTGATACGGCGGTGGTTGGTGATGGCTCCCTAACCGATGGAAGTCACAATCTGTTAAGCTACGAAAGAGGCATTGATGATATAGATGGAGCGTTCGGTGATGGGACAGGCTTCGATCTACTAACGCCGACGAATGCTGCGAACGAAACGGACTGTCAGTCCGATAAAATGCACAGCCGGTTCTCATCGTCGTCCGATTCGCTGATCACACTGAACGATACGGGAGGTGTTGGTGGAACCACAACCGCCACCCCTACACCCACACCCTCAATGGGCGGCATCGCAAGCGGTGCCGGACTGCCGGAAGGAGATGCGGACAaaaagtatgtgtgtgaggTGTGCCTGCGCAAGTACATGACCAAATCGAATCTCGACAAGCACGTGCGCAAACATAATCTCTACTTGTGCGTGTTTTGCATGAAGCTGTTCCAGCAGGCGGATGAGCTGAAAGATCACGAGTGCAGCGAGCGCAAATCTAAAACGGCGTACCTGCACTGTCCAAAGTGTTTGAAGGTGTTGTCAAACTCTTGGTCGTTGCAAAGGCACATGAAAATACACAAAGATCTCACCCAGGCTGAGTCAGCGCTGGTCGTTTCGAATGGTGGCGTTGTTGCCGTCGAGCAGCTGGACAAACTGTCCGCCGATGGAACGAAGCTGTCCAACGCATCGTTCGAAGAGTTATCCAATTCTGCCCCGCTTGAGGATTTAAAACCCAGCATCGAAGCACTGGACGGATCGGCCAACATGGTGACAGCCTTACGACTATCGGCGGCACACAGTGACGATAAGAACGATGTTCTCGATTCAGATCCGATGGCTCCTGCTGCACTGTTAACGGAAGCGGAGATAAAAAAGGAACCCAGCTACGGAAGTACGGGCTCGACACCGGCTTCTCCACTAACCAACACCTCAACCTTGCCCAACCTGACAACCATTATCCCGATCACGAACATGTGCTCCAGCCAGGATATGATCACGAACGTACAGGCCGCCAACGGCAAGCAACTGTACAAGTGTATCGTTTGCTCGAAGCTGTTCAAAAATCCCAATGCATTGGAAAAGCATCTGCGCAAGGTTCATACCGTCTACACCGTGTCGAACGATTACAAATCGGAAAAGAAGGTACTGAGCCAATTGAATCAGAAGAAAACTTCACCGATAAAGCCAGCAATTGCCAAAGCGTTGGCTACAAAGCTATCGCAAAAGAGCAAGAAACAGGAAGagatggcggcggcggcggcggctgcggcagctgcagcagcagcagcggcggcgtCGATGGCTACACCAACGATCCCCAACTCTGCAGAACATACGGAGGACAATGTTTTGTCGCGGAACGCTACCAATGCTGGTACATTGGTAAAGCAAACGCATCACGGAGCAGCAATAGCCGTGCCGGttccatcatcgtcatcgtctgcGGACCATGCATCCGCTGGTGGGCAGTTGCGAATgcacagcaaaaagaaacattcATCCGGCAGTGGCACTGGCGACGGTAGCAGAAGACCCGCTATGGATCATGTGTATGGCGGTGGTGCCGTTCCCTCACTCGCAGGTGCTCAGATCGTCGGCATCAACAGTACGATCACCGGCGTTAGAATCAGCGGCGATCCACTACAGCCTGCCAACAGTGCAGACGGTGCGGCGCGCGATATGACAACGATCGCAAACGGAGCTGGCCCACCAGCGACAGTACCCACGTCCGCGGCCGGCAAATCccacagcatcatcatcatctccaaCGTGGAACTCACCAAAAACAATCTGATCGATACTAGTCAACTGTTTCTCAACCCGGCTGGCCAGGTGAGCCACGGTGCCCACGGAACAGCAGGCAGTACCACCGGTGGCATT from Anopheles stephensi strain Indian chromosome 2, UCI_ANSTEP_V1.0, whole genome shotgun sequence includes the following:
- the LOC118508345 gene encoding uncharacterized protein LOC118508345 isoform X3 codes for the protein MTDFAANACFDALSVLNNNVQLVENVCSICGASHYTQNCPEYAKGDHVKDKPALNLSRSSVPNGLLIMDTHAGSCVVTSQKFAKGTRFGPLLAQKSYVPIKNLPFPLVLFAGPYYQQEHEYELQGLLSGTRNIYLDTRNESKCNWMIHVNLARFSNEQNLICYQENDEIYYTAIKDIELGDILRVWYSRNYAAKIGASMLEPSPYDICTNILRSVSMDYGFDLEKSQTSSFLIDDVYNRPSVTVGSCGSTGHITSVSHNSAGSSTGTIMTANGTPCISSMVQSSSYDDRTLLSHHGVGCGNGNGAGRDSIDIDSNNNSSSFCMMDTDHNSGAAIGKGGSIGSPTTITYDTVSLPPIDSLMKTTSPKYSTSASQQHIFDMDLLESGVSTHVPDLVDDYFNTSSLIHSSHHEPSQPHHHHHHHHDHEFLDYQHGLEQQHQNSMLPPGQQQHHEGEMISSSLHPDTATSEGRLPRHVYSTEQISPAQHTHHTHQLHHHHHQQQQLGGSLSTVTEFQCLPNDTLSPADLINISLGASDVNISFETGFGDTAVVGDGSLTDGSHNLLSYERGIDDIDGAFGDGTGFDLLTPTNAANETDCQSDKMHSRFSSSSDSLITLNDTGGVGGTTTATPTPTPSMGGIASGAGLPEGDADKKYVCEVCLRKYMTKSNLDKHVRKHNLYLCVFCMKLFQQADELKDHECSERKSKTAYLHCPKCLKVLSNSWSLQRHMKIHKDLTQAESALVVSNGGVVAVEQLDKLSADGTKLSNASFEELSNSAPLEDLKPSIEALDGSANMVTALRLSAAHSDDKNDVLDSDPMAPAALLTEAEIKKEPSYGSTGSTPASPLTNTSTLPNLTTIIPITNMCSSQDMITNVQAANGKQLYKCIVCSKLFKNPNALEKHLRKVHTVYTVSNDYKSEKKVLSQLNQKKTSPIKPAIAKALATKLSQKSKKQEEMAAAAAAAAAAAAAAAASMATPTIPNSAEHTEDNVLSRNATNAGTLVKQTHHGAAIAVPVPSSSSSADHASAGGQLRMHSKKKHSSGSGTGDGSRRPAMDHVYGGGAVPSLAGAQIVGINSTITGVRISGDPLQPANSADGAARDMTTIANGAGPPATVPTSAAGKSHSIIIISNVELTKNNLIDTSQLFLNPAGQVSHGAHGTAGSTTGGISALGNKIDLKVLNSTDKLPKLVPISSHHHQQHNQLLHHSHLHPHQQQQQPNIVGATLQLSGATIMVPSGMTTAATTCHKAEAGLTNESANSISDGHRYINGGGILSAPSSSAMLTLSNVSVVEANGGSVNNSGLEDVNVADKQQMDKINICLNQDDLSDDRECTLTPDECSNISQTAQTFPCEECDRVFTKNYQLKRHMEIHDSVYYTCPYCDRGPLKAKASLRKHLYNAHADRAPPKEQMNKFITTLVVTDETVLRELAIKNERKIRNKSVKMQAKLIQQQQQQQQMQQQQQSPQVQAMATIDISSPSDNFACPSPGGGTAPTDSGGGGSLILYENELSESVLSDQVEDMLTFKTIFPTEEGSIGGSSIVDEPIEHMVLESCDQSSTCSSSNNAAATSVPMHGQNHDTEKKRKAGTDGRELQRQQHVGMAPSHRTTMVVNASVGGDGKRMKMATTSTPGTSRVNQTGSTMDESYGLQETGHTSSSPSDPSANGANNALRYLRKTNLTSIPTTIANGPAIELVAASSGSSSAHGHHATQQHGQQQYQQQQQHQGNGATALDGSGQLNLDSLFGNISIENYEFDDNATIQSFSLIEEKFKTSFDQIQEKLDAELPFDEEQIKWQNNIMTNDSSNEIGDKLLTGEGNIMLI